From Pyrenophora tritici-repentis strain M4 chromosome 1, whole genome shotgun sequence, the proteins below share one genomic window:
- a CDS encoding ubiquitin ligase complex F-box protein GRR1: MVEHAKLARVRQGNIARSRRPDRDASDSRSDSSASTSPERGFDDDKDSIMLQSNDSLSSLAPSVSPDSDDDARRRAIEEQNRVSPISRLPAELMIAVFAKLSSPADLKNCMLVSKTWAGNSVGLLWHRPSTNKWSNVKSVIHTVQTVNSFFDYSSLIKRLNLSALGSEVSDGTLKPLSSCKRVERLTLTNCTKLTDLSLEAMLEGNRYILALDVSNVESITDKTMYALAQHAVRLQGLNITNCKKITDESLEAVAQNCRHLKRLKLNGCSQLSDRSIIAFARNCRYILEIDLHDCKNLDDASITTLITEGPNLRELRLAHCWKITDQAFLRLPAEATYDCLRILDLTDCGELQDSGVQKIVYAAPRLRNLVLAKCRNITDRAVMAITRLGKNLHYIHLGHCSRITDVGVAQLVKLCNRIRYIDLACCTALTDASVMQLAALPKLKRIGLVKCAAITDRSILALAKPKQIGSSGPIAPSVLERVHLSYCTNLSLAGIHALLNNCPRLTHLSLTGVQAFLRDELLAFCREAPPEFNEHQRDVFCVFSGMGVQRLRNFMNSSGGDDVDRDTDAFNDGTMYHDDEDGDNMVVVTAQANIMAIDEEDEFGNDSEMLGQD; this comes from the exons ATGGTTGAACACGCCAAACTCGCACGCGTTCGACAAGGCAACATTGCGCGCTCACGACGACCTGACCGGGATGCCAGCGACTCACGCTCCGATTCTTCCGCCTCGACGTCGCCCGAGCGCGGCTTCGACGACGACAAGGACTCGATTATGCTGCAGTCCAACGACTCCCTCTCATCGCTGGCGCCCTCAGTGTCGCCCGACTCGGATGATGATGCCCGCCGCCGCGCCATCGAAGAGCAGAACCGTGTCTCGCCCATCTCGCGCCTGCCAGCCGAACTCATGATTGCCGTCTTCGCAAAACTCTCGTCCCCCGCCGACCTCAAGAACTGCATGTTGGTGTCCAAGACGTGGGCCGGGAACAGCGTGGGCCTGCTATGGCATAGACCATCAACAAACAAGTGGTCAAACGTCAAGAGCGTCATCCACACCGTTCAGACTGTAAATAGCTTCTTCGACTACAGCAGCCTGATCAAACGCCTGAATCTGTCCGCCCTGGGCAGTGAGGTCAGCGATGGCACCCTGAAGCCGCTCTCAAGCTGCAAGCGTGTTGAGCGTTTGACTCTTACAAACTGCACCAAGCTGACGGATCTGAGTCTGGAGGCCATGCTGGAGGGAAACCGATACATACTCGCCCTGGACGTCTCCAACGTCGAATCCATCACCGACAAAACCATGTACGCACTCGCCCAGCACGCAGTGCGTCTGCAGGGTCTCAACATCACAAACTGCAAGAAGATCACGGACGAGTCGCTTGAGGCGGTTGCCCAGAACTGTAGACATCTGAAGCGTCTCAAGCTGAATGGATGTTCGCAACTCAGTGATAGGAGTATCATTGCATTTGCGAGAAACTGCCGCTACATTCTCGAAATCGACCTGCACGACTGCAAGAACCTCGACGACGCGTCCATCACCACCCTCATCACAGAAGGCCCCAACCTCCGCGAGCTACGCCTGGCCCACTGCTGGAAGATCACCGACCAAGCATTCCTGCGCCTGCCCGCAGAGGCCACCTACGACTGCCTGCGCATCCTCGATCTTACCGACTGCGGCGAATTACAAGACTCCGGAGTACAAAAGATAGTCTACGCTGCCCCTAGGCTCCGCAACTTGGTCCTTGCCAAGTGCCGCAACATTACCGACCGAGCTGTCATGGCCATAACACGTCTGGGCAAGAACCTCCACTACATTCACCTCGGACACTGCTCCCGCATCACAGATGTCGGTGTGGCCCAGCTGGTCAAGCTGTGCAATCGCATACGCTACATCGATCTTGCCTGCTGCACCGCTCTCACCGACGCTTCCGTCATGCAACTAGCGGCGCTGCCAAAACTCAAGCGCATTGGTCTGGTCAAATGTGCGGCCATCACCGACCGCAGCATACTTGCACTTGCCAAGCCGAAACAGATCGGCTCCTCCGGACCCATTGCACCCAGTGTACTCGAGCGTGTGCATCTTAGCTACTGTACCAACCTTTCCTTGGCC GGCATCCACGCACTTCTAAACAACTGCCCACGCTTGACACATCTCTCTCTTACAGGTGTTCAAGCTTTCCTCCGTGACGAACTACTTGCTTTCTGCCGCGAGGCACCGCCCGAATTCAACGAACATCAGCGCGACGTATTCTGTGTTTTTAGCGGCATGGGTGTCCAGCGCCTACGCAACTTCATGAACTCCAGCGGTGGCGACGATGTCGACCGCGACACGGACGCGTTCAATGACGGCACGATGTATCACGACGATGAAGACGGCGACAACATGGTGGTGGTCACGGCACAGGCGAACATCATGGCCATTGATGAGGAAGACGAATTCGGCAACGACAGCGAGATGTTAGGTCAAGATTAA
- a CDS encoding SPS1, Serine-threonine protein kinase, with protein MSSARYAPSAAHSMAQQAAYRAPGPIAVHNAPPGTFAPGTKVQVGNHRVTIEKYLSEGGFAHVYLVRVPKSDNGTPETAVLKRVACADKDALANMRTEVETMKKLKGHSKIVTYMDSHASQLKTGGYEVFLLMEYCSGGGLIDFMNTRLQHRLTEPEILHIFSDVVEGVATMHYLKPPLLHRDLKVENVLITTVSGNKIYKLCDFGSTAPPRPAATTAAEGRLIEDDVQRHTTLQYRSPEMVDVYRKQPIDEKSDIWALGVLLYKLCYYTTPFEEVGQMAILNASFKYPAYPHFSDRIKKLIGSMLRENPQQRPNIYQVVAEVCSMRHRAIPIKDIYSGRTQSEDRRNQQLPPTEPQVSSPPPVVGLQRVAPVVQVQQLPDITPMRRGRPTGPAQQPPAAKPSPSPMRGTASDPFAALDSQDVQVRRAAADELASRFPSLDEFSLLHDRGQKFEFGDAPATPDPMTKRVTEALADEAFATTPVSKVDSNPGVKPSSTVSSAGISRSTSLRKAAPYDAKDSPRGSNTNIQSPIPQRVNMVSTGVQTSPRASPVSAQQKFPDVNNRPIWKVPLSSNHNRALSQPRAPEKTPGSPLSSSPSLRPEPGLSARPSFESRSKSQLSIPRSPASSRPSLESQRPSTMELGSAIDRSRSANSNARPVSMHLESNLDYLRDREMAPGRNFEAPSLTRRLTSTAIDDSEPEEKNVRSSIDFLRTIEQEEHGHKHRRSSSPRKHGKRGSITNIVKGRFGDAFRRFESTVKTPEHEREQPPLTPTDQFIDHKGGLTPIAGSEATGGLSDDDRSFVDETQDLSPEMRRELEKRQLAEEERRVEAAAAEYKQRIASQGQGKSQGGPSKASTIQSRVKNLLDESSKPAAASRTAEGYGKYTDTGKPLPLRPQDQTGARQPPMIARKPVTVSQQSQQAADLLYAKPSSIRPNMPPPIPSASAPPTVNGRNPSGPPPRAPKPKALQTGGSATTPGQTSPIKSSNPALPPRDKPLPTAVNDVAAEEFDVDTFSKRYPSLSGLEMVETEIPRRTVRDL; from the exons ATGTCGTCCGCTCGCTATGCGCCCTCGGCCGCCCATTCCATGGCCCAACAGGCCGCATACCGCGCTCCAGGGCCCATCGCCGTGCACAATGCCCCTCCTGGTACCTTTGCGCCTGGAACAAAAGTCCAGGTGGGCAACCACCGCGTCACAATCGAAAAGTACCTCTCCGAGGGTGGCTTCGCGCACGTCTACCTGGTGCGCGTGCCCAAATCCGATAACGGAACACCAGAGACGGCCGTGTTGAAGCGAGTAGCATGTGCGGACAAAGATGCCCTGGCCAACATGCGGACAGAGGTGGAGACGATGAAGAAGCTCAAAGGGCACAGCAAGATCGTCACCTACATGGACTCGCATGCCTCGCAACTAAAGACGGGGGGCTACGAAGTCTTTCTGCTCATGGAGTACTGCTCAGGGGGAGGATTGATCGACTTCATGAACACCAGATTGCAGCACAGGTTGACCGAGCCCGAAATCCTGCACATCTTCTCCGACGTCGTCGAGGGCGTGGCAACCATGCACTATCTCAAGCCCCCGCTCCTGCACCGCGATCTCAAGGTCGAAAATGTCCTCATTACCACCGTCTCGGGCAACAAGATATACAAGCTTTGCGACTTTGGCTCCACGGCCCCACCAAGGCCGGCTGCTACCACGGCTGCCGAGGGGAGGCTGATCGAGGACGACGTGCAACGCCACACCACGCTACAGTACCGCAGCCCAGAGATGGTTGATGTATACCGCAAACAACCAATCGACGAGAAGAGCGACATCTGGGCCTTGGGTGTGCTCCTGTACAAGCTGTGCTACTATACTACACCTTTTGAAGAGGTGGGACAGATGGCCATCTTGAATGCCTCGTTCAAGTACCCGGCATATCCCCACTTCTCCGATCGGATCAAGAAACTCATAG GTTCAATGTTGCGCGAGAACCCACAGCAGCGCCCGAACATATACCAGGTCGTTGCAGAGGTCTGCTCGATGCGCCACCGAGCAATTCCTATCAAAGAT ATCTATTCTGGCAGAACGCAATCCGAAGACCGACGAAACCAGCAACTACCACCTACCGAGCCCCAGGTCTCTTCACCACCCCCTGTCGTGGGCCTACAACGGGTTGCGCCTGTAGTGCAGGTTCAGCAGCTTCCGGATATTACACCAATGAGGAGAGGAAGACCTACCGGTCCAGCGCAGCAGCCCCCAGCAGCGAAACCAAGTCCATCGCCTATGCGAGGAACGGCGTCCGACCCCTTCGCTGCACTCGACTCACAGGATGTACAAGTCAGGCGTGCGGCTGCTGATGAACTCGCATCCCGCTTCCCTTCTTTGGACGAATTTTCCCTGTTGCACGATCGGGGCCAAAAGTTCGAATTCGGCGATGCACCTGCGACTCCCGACCCCATGACCAAGCGAGTCACAGAAGCGTTGGCAGATGAGGCTTTCGCAACAACTCCTGTATCCAAGGTTGACTCAAACCCAGGGGTGAAGCCTTCTTCTACTGTTTCCTCGGCGGGTATCTCCAGAAGTACATCGCTGAGAAAAGCGGCGCCCTATGATGCAAAGGATAGCCCTCGAGGCTCCAACACAAACATACAGTCACCCATTCCACAACGTGTCAACATGGTCTCTACTGGCGTACAGACATCCCCGCGAGCATCTCCTGTGTCGGCCCAGCAGAAGTTCCCCGATGTCAACAACCGGCCTATCTGGAAGGTGCCCTTGAGTTCAAACCACAATCGAGCTCTGAGTCAGCCCCGGGCGCCTGAAAAGACACCAGGAAGCCCTCTAAGCAGCAGCCCGTCACTAAGACCGGAACCTGGCTTATCTGCACGGCCTTCGTTCGAATCTAGATCGAAGTCTCAACTCAGCATCCCAAGATCTCCTGCATCCTCCAGGCCATCTTTGGAAAGCCAGCGTCCATCCACCATGGAGCTTGGCTCTGCCATCGACCGCTCGAGATCTGCCAATTCCAATGCTCGCCCAGTCAGCATGCATCTTGAGTCAAACCTTGACTATCTTCGCGACCGAGAAATGGCACCCGGTCGTAACTTTGAGGCGCCATCATTGACCCGTCGTCTAACCTCTACCGCCATCGATGACTCAGAACCTGAGGAAAAGAATGTCAGGTCAAGCATCGACTTTCTCCGCACTATCGAGCAGGAAGAGCATGGTCATAAGCACCGCCGAAGCAGCTCGCCACGCAAACATGGCAAACGCGGCAGCATTACCAACATTGTCAAGGGGAGATTTGGCGACGCTTTCCGTCGCTTTGAATCAACCGTGAAAACACCCGAACACGAACGTGAACAGCCACCACTGACACCCACTGACCAATTCATCGATCACAAGGGCGGCCTGACACCTATTGCCGGCTCCGAAGCTACCGGTGGGCTGAGCGACGACGACCGCAGCTTCGTCGATGAAACACAGGACCTATCGCCAGAGATGCGTCGTGAACTTGAAAAGCGACAACTGGCCGAAGAGGAGCGTCGCGTTGAAGCCGCAGCAGCAGAGTACAAGCAAAGGATTGCATCTCAAGGACAAGGGAAGTCACAGGGCGGCCCATCCAAAGCCTCCACGATCCAAAGCCGCGTCAAGAATCTTTTAGATGAAAGCAGCAAGCCCGCAGCTGCCAGTCGCACAGCTGAAGGCTACGGCAAGTACACTGATACCGGCAAGCCTTTACCGCTGCGGCCACAGGACCAGACCGGTGCACGTCAACCCCCTATGATTGCCCGGAAGCCCGTAACAGTCTCACAACAATCTCAACAAGCGGCGGATCTCTTGTACGCAAAGCCGTCCTCTATCCGCCCCAACATGCCACCGCCTATCCCCTCTGCTTCGGCACCTCCAACAGTCAACGGCCGCAACCCCTCTGGCCCTCCGCCTCGCGCACCCAAGCCAAAGGCTCTCCAAACAGGCGGCTCTGCCACAACCCCTGGCCAAACATCCCCTATCAAATCCAGCAACCCCGCACTTCCGCCCAGAGACAAGCCATTGCCAACTGCTGTCAACGATGTCGCCGCGGAAGAATTTGACGTCGACACGTTCAGTAAACGCTATCCCAGTCTAAGCGGCTTGGAAATGGTCGAGACCGAGATCCCGCGACGCACTGTTAGGGATTTGTAA
- a CDS encoding 40S ribosomal protein eS12 → MSDGEDDTKSQVSAAAEVEVSADASGGKGQMSVLEALKGVLKLALIHDGLARGLREASKALDRREAHMCVLNEACEEEAYKKLVVALCSEHKIPLIKVPDGKQLGEWAGLCQIDREGNPRKVVNCSCVVVKDWGEESQERSILLNYFQTEQ, encoded by the exons ATG TCGGACGGAGAAGACGATACCAAATCCCAAGTCAGCGCGGCCGCTGAGGTCGAGGTCTCTGCCGATGCATCCGGTGGTAAGGGCCAGATGAGCGTGCTGGAGGCTCTCAAGGGTGTCCTCAAGCTCGCTCTCATCCACGACGGACTTGCCCGTGGTCTGCGCGAGGCCTCCAAGGCCCTCGACCGTCGTGAGGCGCACATGTGCGTGCTCAACGAGGCCTGCGAGGAGGAGGCATACAAGAAGCTCGTTGTTGCGCTCTGCTCCGAGCACAAGATCCCTCTCATCAAGGTCCCCGATGGCAAGCAGCTTGGCGAATGGGCCGGTCTCT GCCAAATTGACCGTGAGGGCAACCCCCGCAAGGTCGTCAACTGCTCTTGCGTTGTCGTCAAGGACTGGGGTGAGGAGTCGCAGGAGCGCAGCATCCTCCTCAACTACTTCCAGACCGAGCAGTAA
- a CDS encoding Ferric-reduct multi-domain protein has translation MDLLRRHEGHLEVKADRYWAFGYSFETLSKEQQHQRREVLDRYGFAAQWSVLVIFALFQLGFAVAWVLKSGLTYDQPKSPSLTKRAGGKLGWLRRTKSASDNMLWWMRKDVIKSWRWGTRGEWVGATIWTVWLFYLCIADTGKDYMHLTKRFGQVGASQLPIHYLLAMRAPYSPVQYLTRLSHEQIKASHQILGRITFLLFLLHAVLYLNFFILTGFIAKRIKDWDVIWGLASILLFSTISTTALGFVRRRNYRIFYVSHIVIANLIIVPLYLHVAHIRVYVYEVMAVNFLHLVFRGLRLKMYRGTLRLLPGTTLVQIRVPLPTDSNALKWRPGQHVYLSRPWAGNKAPSWYDQWLMINKTNPFTVASLPSKDKELLLVARTLNGNTKYLGDLARYLAQGGSNVPMLSTAGGDIPILPLLLEGPYGASTRLPNLSEYDRVLLVAGGVGATFIIPIYRSMLELDNTTSAGTRIRCIWAVRNLAETQWATLPASVPNDEQSDNAGIEANGNGMLQSSPNVEVYVTRSPGSDSQVNSRASGVFAVDPDDEHGEAIEMQENEQLLSMEEQMEKPGKGMVVKSGRPNISKVVDEVLSKGMRTAVICCGPKRLTEDTKKNVEVWVKRGHDVFWYDETFGW, from the exons ATGGACCTTCTTCGGCGCCATGAGGGCCATCTCGAAGTGAAAGCCGATCGATACTGGGCATTCGGATACTCCTTCGAGACCCTTAGCAAGGAACAGCAACATCAACGACGAGAGGTTCTAGACAGGTACGGTTTTGCTGCACAATGGTCAGTCCTGGTCATTTTTGCGCTTTTCCAGCTCGGCTTTGCTGTAGCTTGGGTATTGAAGAGCGGATTGACGTACGATCAGCCCAAATCGCCATCATTGACGAAGCGCGCGGGTGGAAAACTGGGCTGGTTGAGACGAACCAAGAGCGCTAGTGATAACATGCTGTGGTGGATGCGAAAAGATGTAATCAAAAGTTGGAGGTGGGGAACAAGAGGAGAATGGGTCGGTGCGACTATCTGGACCGTATGGCTGTTCTATCTTTGCATTGCAGACACAGGCAAAG ATTATATGCACCTCACAAAGCGGTTCGGACAAGTCGGCGCATCGCAGCTTCCTATTCACTATCTACTGGCTATGAGGGCACCTTACAGCCCAGTGCAATATTTGACACGACTTTCACATGAACAGATCAAGGCTTCGCATCAGATCCTGGGACGTATTACATTCCTTCTCTTCCTGCTCCATGCTGTATTGTATCTCAACTTCTTCATcctgaccggcttcatagCAAAGCGTATCAAGGACTGGGACGTTATATGGGGCCTTGCCAGCATTCTTCTCTTCTCCACCATCAGCACCACTGCCCTTGGATTTGTGCGAAGAAGGAACTACCGCATCTTCTACGTCTCCCATATTGTTATTGCCAACTTGATCATTGTGCCTCTATACCTACATGTTGCACATATTCGCGTCTACGTGTACGAAGTAATGGCGGTAAACTTTCTACATCTCGTTTTCCGGGGCCTGCGTCTCAAGATGTATCGGGGAACACTCAGACTCCTCCCTGGCACCACTCTGGTCCAGATTCGTGTTCCACTACCTACAGATAGCAACGCGCTCAAATGGAGGCCAGGCCAGCATGTGTATCTCAGCAGACCGTGGGCGGGGAACAAAGCCCCTTCGTGGTACGATCAATGGCTCATGATCAACAAGACCAATCCCTTCACGGTCGCTTCTCTCCCGTCCAAGGACAAGGAGCTACTACTGGTTGCAAGGACACTCAACGGGAACACAAAATATCTAGGGGACCTGGCGCGCTACCTAGCTCAGGGTGGCAGCAACGTACCAATGTTATCCACTGCAGGCGGCGATATACCCATTCTGCCGCTCCTTCTCGAAGGGCCATATGGTGCATCGACCCGCTTACCCAACCTATCGGAGTACGACCGAGTGCTCCTGGTAGCTGGTGGCGTTGGTGCAACATTCATCATCCCCATCTACCGGAGTATGCTCGAGTTGGACAACACCACATCTGCCGGCACCCGCATTCGGTGCATATGGGCTGTCCGAAATCTTGCCGAGACACAATGGGCAACGCTTCCAGCTTCTGTCCCCAATGACGAGCAGAGCGATAATGCAGGGATCGAGGCGAATGGCAATGGCATGCTACAAAGTTCCCCTAACGTCGAAGTTTATGTCACGAGATCTCCAGGGTCAGATTCGCAGGTCAATTCCAGAGCATCTGGTGTTTTCGCCGTTGATCCAGATGACGAACATGGCGAGGCGATTGAGATGCAGGAAAACGAACAACTCTTGAGCATGGAGGAGCAGATGGAGAAGCCAGGAAAAGGCATGGTCGTTAAGAGCGGAAGGCCGAATATCAGCAAGGTGGTGGATGAGGTACTGAGCAAGGGTATGCGGACGGCAGTGATTTGCTGTGGACCAAAACGGTTGACAGAAGACACAAAGAAGAACGTCGAGGTATGGGTGAAGAGGGGCCATGACGTGTTCTGGTATGACGAGACTTTTGGCTGGTAG
- a CDS encoding URH1, Inosine-uridine nucleoside N-ribohydrolase, giving the protein MAATSSKTPIWLDCDTGHDDAYALLLCAHDPRVELLGVSTVHGNAALDQTTYNTRAILEAIGRRDVKVYSGASKPIVRSAVHAADIHGESGLDGVTLLPQPVEPTATDVGHLEAMYRALIAMPPNTAWLVSTGTLTNIGLLFQKYPDLAGHIKGLSIMGGAVGGSFTDAPMGTVKGEGERFGNWTPYAEFNIYVRYRLVTDQEGY; this is encoded by the exons ATGGCCGCCACTTCCTCCAAGACGCCGATCTGGCTTGACTGT GACACAGGACATGAT GATGCATATGCCCTTCTCCTCTGCGCGCACGACCCGCGCGTTGAGTTGCTTGGTGTGAGCACCGTCCACGGCAATGCCGCGCTAGATCAGACAACCTACAATACGAGGGCCATCCTGGAGGCAATCGGTCGGCGCGACGTCAAGGTCTACTCGGGCGCATCAAAGCCCATCGTACGCAGTGCCGTCCACGCTGCCGATATTCACG GCGAGTCGGGCCTCGATGGAGTCACCCTGCTTCCCCAGCCAGTCGAGCCAACAGCTACCGATGTCGGTCATCTGGAAGCCATGTACCGCGCCCTCATTGCCATGCCACCGAATACCGCTTGGCTTGTATCAACTGGTACACTGACCAACATTGGACTGCTGTTCCAGAAATACCCTGATCTAGCAGGGCATATCAAAGGTCTCAGCATCATGGGAGGCGCTGTCGGTGGAAGCTTCACAGATGCTCCAATGGGAACCGTCAAAGGCGAGGGTGAAAGATTTGGCAATTGGACACCATATGCAGAGTTCAAT ATATACGTGAGATATAGACTTGTGACTGACCAAGAAGGATACTGA
- a CDS encoding URH1, Inosine-uridine nucleoside N-ribohydrolase, giving the protein MSFFAGTYAEVFSITEGPPLHDPLAVAAAYNPDIFDDNGGERFQVGIVTEGIHSIDQTQVGELGRTKVTKLPNGEGGCRIPRHVDLDQFWGSIESSMKCAVAVSPMPKVSIQDLEKAGVFNGVEKLV; this is encoded by the coding sequence ATGTCGTTCTTTGCTGGAACGTATGCCGAGGTGTTTTCCATTACTGAAGGGCCGCCATTGCATGATCCTCTCGCTGTCGCTGCTGCCTACAACCCAGACATTTTCGACGACAATGGCGGCGAACGCTTCCAGGTCGGCATAGTTACTGAGGGCATCCACTCGATCGACCAGACGCAAGTCGGAGAGCTCGGCCGGACAAAAGTCACAAAGCTTCCTAACGGGGAAGGTGGCTGTAGGATACCCCGACATGTCGATCTTGACCAATTTTGGGGAAGCATCGAGAGCTCAATGAAGTGTGCCGTTGCCGTCAGCCCCATGCCAAAAGTATCGATACAGGATCTGGAAAAAGCCGGCGTGTTCAACGGCGTTGAAAAGCTAGTTTGA
- a CDS encoding zf-H2C2-2 multi-domain protein: MSEVQNTVPAAASTPQQQPQGTPIQQNPPTPASVAGGSGDQLVCQWQSCGDRLPSAEQLYDHVCERHVGRKSTNNLNLTCQWGNCRTTTVKRDHITSHIRVHVPLKPHKCDFCGKAFKRPQDLKKHVKTHADDSVLLRSPEPNRGGPHGAQGYPGQNGKLVADLQALAATANGYQYPDGALGPNGGYGQQHPGGAPAGFYGGPPQNSAYGPVYYAVNQSQQLNNDYEIRKRAAYDALNEFFGDAKRRAIDPTTYYDVGQRLMGLQGVQLPVLGGGGGGYQGGGMSEYGGHGGTMVAQAQHPPMHHPYSLPLPNLRTKSDLLNIDQFLEQLQSTVYENPNHAAAAGIAHPSHYIHTGHGYRSSNSPPGLSSSHSQSSHASAIGSTTVETPALTPASSVLSYGSQHSPGASHGVSPSSRSSMSSMYPTLPSVSAMSDMSTAAPSSGLAPAFDNDNRRRFSGNLLQKAAPDRSATDSMDTSSDCASPKDRDSEQDSLHHNVNQLALHSPKVDPALRSPSVASSSATETGDSSQQSWVENIRVIERLRAYLKDRLDAQDFSDDEEDVKHEHERRMSDDDAHNLYPVLRAVQEGRE; the protein is encoded by the exons ATGAGCGAAGTTCAGAATACCGTGCCCGCCGCGGCATCAACTCCCCAACAACAGCCGCAAGGCACTCCTATTCAGCAAAATCCCCCAACTCCCGCTTCTGTCGCCGGTGGTTCGGGCGATCAGCTCGTCTGCCAGTGGCAGAGCTGTGGCGATCGTCTGCCATCCGCTGAGCAGCTCTAC GACCACGTCTGCGAGCGTCATGTTGGTCGCAAGAGCACCAACAATTTGAACTTGACCTGCCAGTGGGGTAACTGCCGCACCACCACGGTCAAGCGCGATCACATCACTTCTCACATCCGTGTTCACGTGCCGCTGAAGCCGCACAAGTGCGATTTCTGCGGCAAAGCTTTCAAGCGTCCTCAGGATCTCAAGAAGCACGTGAAGACTCACGCCGATGACTCCGTCTTGCTCCGATCACCTGAGCCAAACCGCGGAGGTCCTCACGGCGCTCAAGGCTACCCAGGCCAGAACGGCAAAC TGGTCGCTGACTTGCAGGCGCTTGCCGCTACAGCCAACGGATACCAGTATCCCGATGGTGCGCTTGGTCCCAATGGCGGCTACGGCCAACAGCATCCGGGTGGTGCTCCAGCTGGCTTCTATGGAGGACCTCCCCAGAACTCTGCCTATGGACCAGTCTACTATGCCGTGAACCAGTCACAGCAGCTCAACAACGACTACGAAATTAGGAAGCGTGCAGCTTACGACGCTCTCAATGAGTTCTTTGGCGATGCTAAGCGCCGCGCAATTGACCCCACCACTTACTACGACGTTGGCCAGCGACTAATGGGCCTCCAAGGCGTTCAGCTTCCAGTTCTCGGAGGTGGCGGTGGTGGCTACCAGGGTGGCGGTATGTCCGAGTACGGCGGCCACGGAGGCACCATGGTCGCTCAAGCGCAGCACCCTCCCATGCACCACCCCTACTCATTACCGCTCCCCAACCTCAGGACCAAGAGCGATCTCCTGAATATTGATCAGTTCTTGGAGCAGCTACAGAGCACCGTCTATGAGAACCCCAACCACGCCGCAGCCGCAGGTATTGCTCATCCCAGCCACTACATCCACACTGGCCATGGTTACCGCTCCAGCAACTCACCACCGGGTCTGTCCTCCAGCCACTCGCAGTCTTCTCATGCCTCTGCCATTGGATCTACTACTGTCGAGACTCCCGCTTTGACTCCAGCCTCCAGCGTTCTTTCATACGGCTCGCAGCATTCTCCTGGTGCATCGCATGGAGTCTCTCCATCGTCGCGGTCATCAATGAGCAGCATGTATCCTACCCTTCCTTCAGTCAGCGCCATGTCCGACATGTCCACTGCTGCCCCATCTTCAGGGCTTGCACCAGCATTTGACAACGACAACCGCCGACGATTCTCTGGCAACCTTCTGCAAAAGGCTGCTCCAGATCGGTCCGCGACTGACTCAATGGATACTTCAAGCGACTGTGCGTCTCCCAAGGACCGTGACTCTGAGCAAGACAGCCTGCACCACAATGTCAACCAACTAGCTCTCCACTCACCCAAGGTTGACCCCGCTCTTCGGTCACCTAGTGTGGCTTCATCCTCTGCCACGGAGACAGGTGACTCGTCTCAGCAATCTTGGGTTGAGAACATCCGAGTAATTGAGAGATTACGAGCATACCTCAAGGATAGGCTCGATGCACAGGACTTCTCAGATGACGAGGAAGACGTCAAGCATGAACACGAGCGCCGCATGAGCGATGACGATGCTCACAACTTGTACCCGGTATTACGTGCTGTGCAAGAAGGCCGAGAGTAG
- a CDS encoding Tymo-45kd-70kd multi-domain protein: protein MAYGRGGAGNYYAAQQESKKAAEDVEANSASTTTQTSQSPASAVPSNASQDYAHMGRGGSGNWYQPKELQKEGTFTQAVDATAIPTSSKPQVSTPWHPEGQELPVARSGRGGAGNFVWKSEEQERKAREDEEKKKEELRVEAERSVEAGLAKPPGALLGRSTKEV from the exons ATGGCGTACGGACGTGGAGGCGCAGGAAACTATTACGCTGCTCAACAGGAGAGTAAAAAGGCTGCTGAA GACGTCGAGGCCAACAGCGCCAGTACCACTACACAAACGTCGCAGTCCCCAGCATCAGCAGTCCCCTCCAACGCATCGCAAGACTATGCGCACATGGGCCGTGGCGGCTCAGGCAACTGGTATCAACCCAAGGAGTTGCAAAAAGAAGGCACCTTCACTCAAGCTGTGGACGCGACCGCCATACCCACGTCTTCCAAACCACAGGTCAGCACGCCATGGCATCCCGAGGGCCAGGAACTGCCTGTCGCGAGGAGCGGACGAGGCGGCGCAGGCAACTTTGTGTGGAAAAGCGAGGAGCAGGAGAGGAAGGCGAGGGAAGACGAGGAAAAAAAGAAGGAGGAGTTGAGGGTGGAGGCTGAGAGGAGTGTGGAGGCTGGGTTGGCGAAACCGCCTGGTGCGTTGCTTGGGAGAAGTACGAAGGAGGTGTGA